A single window of Modestobacter italicus DNA harbors:
- a CDS encoding M16 family metallopeptidase, protein MTAAGADLTLRHPVERFTLDNGLRVVLAPDRSVPVVAVSVFYDVGMRSEPPGRTGFAHLFEHMMFQGSAHVPKMEHARLVQAAGGTFNGSTHQDYTNYFQALPAEALERAVFLEADRMAAPAITEENLRNQIDVVKEEIRVNVLNRPYGAFPWLQLPPIAFESFANTHDGYGSFVDLESSTVDDAADFFSRYYAPANAVLCIGGDLDVAETERLVRRWFDPVPFRPAPPAPVVGEPSPTTARRGVVEDPLAPAPAVAIGWRVPDPVGDLDTYLGTVVLTELLSEGDASRLERRLLHTDRLAVAQSSYLGLFGDPFDVRDATLLVSQVHHPADVPVDRVLDAVHEEIDKVATDGVPAEELARVTARTEAQLLQQADSVLGRTLGFASAELVHGRAELAGELAARLAAVTPDQVQAAARGLSPDTAAVLELRATGGAAR, encoded by the coding sequence GTGACAGCAGCTGGGGCCGACCTGACCCTGCGGCACCCGGTGGAGCGGTTCACGCTCGACAACGGGCTGCGGGTCGTGCTCGCGCCGGACCGGAGTGTCCCCGTCGTCGCCGTCAGCGTCTTCTACGACGTCGGCATGCGGTCCGAGCCCCCGGGCCGCACCGGGTTCGCGCACCTCTTCGAGCACATGATGTTCCAGGGCTCCGCCCACGTGCCGAAGATGGAGCACGCGCGGCTCGTGCAGGCCGCCGGCGGGACGTTCAACGGCTCGACGCACCAGGACTACACGAACTACTTCCAGGCGCTGCCCGCCGAGGCGCTGGAGCGCGCCGTGTTCCTCGAGGCCGACCGGATGGCGGCCCCGGCGATCACCGAGGAGAACCTCCGCAACCAGATCGACGTGGTGAAGGAGGAGATCCGGGTCAACGTGCTCAACCGGCCCTACGGCGCCTTCCCGTGGCTGCAGCTGCCGCCGATCGCCTTCGAGAGCTTCGCCAACACCCACGACGGCTACGGCTCCTTCGTCGACCTCGAGTCCTCCACCGTCGACGACGCCGCGGACTTCTTCTCCCGCTACTACGCGCCGGCCAACGCCGTGCTGTGCATCGGCGGTGACCTGGACGTCGCCGAGACCGAGCGGCTGGTGCGCCGCTGGTTCGACCCGGTGCCCTTCCGCCCGGCCCCGCCCGCGCCGGTGGTGGGCGAGCCCTCGCCGACCACGGCCCGCCGCGGCGTGGTCGAGGACCCGCTCGCGCCCGCCCCCGCGGTGGCGATCGGCTGGCGGGTGCCCGACCCGGTCGGCGACCTGGACACCTACCTCGGCACCGTGGTGCTCACCGAGCTGCTCAGCGAGGGCGACGCCTCCCGGCTGGAGCGCCGGCTGCTGCACACCGACCGGCTGGCGGTCGCGCAGAGCAGCTACCTGGGGCTCTTCGGCGACCCGTTCGACGTCCGCGACGCGACGCTGCTGGTCAGCCAGGTGCACCACCCCGCCGACGTCCCGGTCGACCGGGTCCTCGACGCGGTGCACGAGGAGATCGACAAGGTGGCCACCGACGGTGTGCCGGCCGAGGAGCTCGCCCGGGTGACCGCCCGCACCGAGGCCCAGCTGCTGCAGCAGGCCGACTCGGTGCTCGGCCGCACGCTGGGCTTCGCCTCCGCCGAGCTGGTCCACGGCCGGGCCGAGCTCGCCGGGGAGCTGGCCGCCCGGCTGGCCGCGGTGACCCCCGACCAGGTGCAGGCAGCGGCCCGCGGGCTCTCGCCGGACACCGCCGCCGTCCTGGAACTGCGCGCGACCGGAGGAGCAGCCCGATGA
- a CDS encoding alpha/beta fold hydrolase, translating to MAVGMLQVDVGDLTFGVRTDGPDDGPPVLLLHGFPETSLSWSAVTPMLAEAGLRTYAPDQLGYSPGARPDEVDAYSLPALVQVTADLMTALDLPVADVVGHDWGANVAWGLAAWHPDRVRTLTAVSVPHPTAYTLAYRADPEQKERSAYIKLFWQAGKAEEVLLADGGRRLRRMLDAPGVPAEAVDVYVDQLSAPGALTAALNWYRAMSSTTPVDPVEVPTTYVWSDGDVAVGRTAAEACADQVRGDYRFVELPGITHWVPEQAPEQLARAVLDRVARGPVLTPGAGLHTPPS from the coding sequence ATGGCCGTGGGGATGCTGCAGGTGGACGTCGGCGACCTGACCTTCGGCGTGCGGACCGACGGCCCGGACGACGGCCCCCCGGTGCTGCTGCTGCACGGCTTCCCGGAGACGTCGCTGAGCTGGTCCGCGGTGACCCCGATGCTGGCCGAGGCGGGGCTGCGGACCTACGCACCCGACCAGCTCGGCTACTCCCCCGGCGCCCGGCCGGACGAGGTGGACGCGTACTCGCTGCCGGCGCTGGTGCAGGTCACGGCGGACCTGATGACCGCCCTGGACCTCCCGGTCGCCGACGTCGTCGGGCACGACTGGGGCGCCAACGTGGCCTGGGGCCTGGCCGCCTGGCACCCCGACCGGGTGCGCACGCTGACCGCGGTGTCGGTGCCGCACCCGACCGCGTACACGCTGGCCTACCGCGCCGACCCGGAGCAGAAGGAGCGCTCGGCCTACATCAAGCTCTTCTGGCAGGCGGGCAAGGCCGAGGAGGTGCTCCTGGCCGACGGCGGCCGGCGGCTGCGCCGGATGCTGGACGCCCCCGGGGTGCCCGCCGAGGCGGTCGACGTCTACGTGGACCAGCTGTCCGCGCCGGGCGCGCTGACCGCGGCGCTGAACTGGTACCGGGCGATGAGCTCGACGACGCCGGTGGACCCGGTCGAGGTGCCGACGACCTACGTCTGGAGCGACGGCGACGTCGCGGTGGGCCGGACGGCGGCCGAGGCGTGCGCCGACCAGGTGCGCGGCGACTACCGCTTCGTCGAGCTGCCCGGGATCACCCACTGGGTGCCCGAGCAGGCCCCCGAGCAGCTGGCCCGGGCGGTGCTCGACCGGGTCGCCCGGGGTCCGGTGCTCACGCCGGGTGCGGGGCTGCACACGCCGCCGAGCTGA
- a CDS encoding dipeptidase, which yields MSSSAERDFVTAHLDDLHADLDAWLRIPSISADPAHAGDVAASAEWLAEALRRTGFPTVEIWQTQGAPAVFAEWPSADAGAPVALVYGHHDVQPVDPLELWEHPPFEPTVVETPAGPELHARGAIDDKGNVAFHLLGIRAHLAATGRDTPAVTVKLIVEGEEESGSPYFADLLRAHADRLACDVVVVSDTGMAAPDVPSAVTAMRGLADAEITLRGPAVDLHSGSFGGAVPNPLHAMATLLAALHDAEGRVTLPGFYDKVRPLSDRERELMGRVPFDEAAWLAGPAASRVATGEAGFTTLERVGARPTAEVNGMWGGYTGPGHKTIVPAEAHAKITFRLVADQVPADLADQVRAWVQAHVPEGIEADVHVPAGGVAPCASDLDHPAMDALLRSIGQAFDTDADQVLFTREGGSGPEADLAGILGAPLVFLGAGLPTDRIHSPNERVLLPMLHKGAEATAHLWRELAAVSFPAR from the coding sequence GTGAGCAGCAGCGCCGAACGCGACTTCGTCACCGCCCACCTCGACGACCTGCACGCCGACCTCGACGCCTGGTTGCGGATCCCCTCGATCTCCGCCGACCCGGCGCACGCCGGCGACGTCGCCGCCAGCGCCGAGTGGCTGGCCGAGGCGCTGCGCCGCACCGGCTTCCCGACCGTGGAGATCTGGCAGACGCAGGGCGCCCCGGCGGTCTTCGCCGAGTGGCCCTCGGCCGACGCCGGCGCCCCGGTCGCGCTCGTCTACGGCCACCACGACGTCCAGCCGGTCGACCCGCTGGAGCTGTGGGAGCACCCGCCGTTCGAGCCCACCGTCGTCGAGACCCCCGCCGGCCCCGAGCTGCACGCCCGCGGCGCCATCGACGACAAGGGCAACGTCGCCTTCCACCTGCTGGGCATCCGCGCCCACCTGGCCGCCACCGGCCGCGACACCCCCGCGGTCACCGTCAAGCTGATCGTCGAGGGGGAGGAGGAGTCCGGCTCGCCCTACTTCGCCGACCTGCTGCGCGCGCACGCCGACCGGCTGGCCTGCGACGTCGTCGTGGTCAGCGACACCGGCATGGCCGCCCCCGACGTCCCCAGCGCCGTCACCGCCATGCGCGGGCTCGCCGACGCCGAGATCACCCTCCGCGGCCCGGCCGTCGACCTGCACTCGGGCTCCTTCGGCGGCGCCGTGCCCAACCCGCTGCACGCCATGGCCACCCTGCTCGCCGCCCTGCACGACGCCGAGGGCCGGGTCACCCTGCCCGGCTTCTACGACAAGGTCCGCCCGCTCTCCGACCGGGAGCGCGAGCTGATGGGGCGGGTGCCCTTCGACGAGGCCGCCTGGCTCGCCGGCCCCGCTGCCTCCCGCGTCGCCACCGGCGAGGCGGGGTTCACCACCCTGGAGCGGGTCGGCGCCCGCCCCACCGCCGAGGTCAACGGCATGTGGGGCGGCTACACCGGCCCCGGCCACAAGACGATCGTCCCGGCCGAGGCGCACGCGAAGATCACCTTCCGGCTCGTCGCCGACCAGGTGCCCGCCGACCTCGCCGACCAGGTCCGCGCCTGGGTGCAGGCGCACGTCCCCGAGGGCATCGAGGCCGACGTGCACGTGCCCGCCGGCGGCGTCGCCCCCTGCGCGAGCGACCTCGACCACCCGGCGATGGACGCCCTGCTGCGGTCGATCGGCCAGGCCTTCGACACCGACGCCGACCAGGTCCTGTTCACCCGCGAGGGCGGCAGCGGCCCCGAGGCCGACCTCGCTGGCATCCTCGGCGCCCCGCTGGTCTTCCTCGGCGCCGGCCTGCCCACCGACCGCATCCACTCGCCCAACGAGCGGGTGCTGCTGCCGATGCTCCACAAGGGCGCGGAGGCCACCGCCCACCTGTGGCGGGAGCTGGCCGCCGTCTCCTTCCCGGCCCGCTGA
- a CDS encoding DUF1326 domain-containing protein has protein sequence MSWNLRGSYAETCSCELMCPCNLSFDHGATYDYCRATLAFAIREGQVEGTDVSGRRVVTIIDTPKVMTEGNWRLGMFVDEDATDEQFDGLGRVFGGQLGGPMAMLAPLVGEVVGVQRAAIELSDDGLRHSVRVDDVIDFEVEDIVPFGVATGEPVRFAGMFHPVGPALTMAEARHSRIDAFGISYEGKTGLSTADFSWSG, from the coding sequence ATGTCCTGGAACCTGAGGGGCAGCTACGCGGAGACGTGCTCCTGCGAGCTGATGTGCCCCTGCAACCTCTCCTTCGACCACGGTGCGACCTACGACTACTGCCGCGCCACTCTGGCCTTCGCCATCCGCGAGGGACAGGTGGAGGGCACCGACGTCAGCGGCCGCCGGGTGGTCACGATCATCGACACGCCCAAGGTGATGACCGAGGGGAACTGGCGGCTCGGCATGTTCGTCGACGAGGACGCCACCGACGAGCAGTTCGACGGGCTGGGGCGGGTCTTCGGCGGGCAGCTGGGCGGGCCGATGGCCATGCTGGCGCCGCTGGTCGGCGAGGTGGTCGGTGTGCAGCGCGCCGCGATCGAGCTGAGCGACGACGGTCTGCGGCACAGCGTGCGGGTCGACGACGTGATCGACTTCGAGGTCGAGGACATCGTGCCGTTCGGCGTCGCGACAGGTGAGCCGGTGCGCTTCGCCGGCATGTTCCACCCGGTCGGTCCAGCGCTGACGATGGCCGAGGCACGGCACTCCAGGATCGACGCCTTCGGCATCAGCTACGAGGGGAAGACCGGTCTGTCGACCGCCGACTTCTCGTGGTCCGGCTGA
- a CDS encoding DUF2510 domain-containing protein, producing the protein MSGPISDGRPVAPAPGWYPDPDGAAGTVRWWDGAGWSDVTTPAGPGVSVGRSFEAPAPRELLPPAQWDAWGSRDNGTWQPAGARRLRQRPLLVGLGVLAVVVLLVLVGLQLRGGSSADDDPPVAGPTAQPSSTFPPGTVRIIDEVAGISYPFLGDGWFEWDRGPQLETTETAGQYFVTQDDLPDGLDVFIAQCTSGPLAEGFGGAGTADLQGTAEAVADAVRQLHYPAPNEREVRRDEAITVDGAPAWVYEFDLSWDVAGYDSTGERAALLLVDVGRPAPALLYLSIPNTHAELYGVIDRVLGDVDVL; encoded by the coding sequence ATGAGCGGACCGATCAGCGACGGGCGGCCGGTGGCTCCGGCGCCGGGCTGGTACCCCGACCCGGACGGCGCCGCCGGCACGGTCCGCTGGTGGGACGGCGCGGGCTGGTCCGACGTGACCACCCCGGCCGGCCCCGGCGTCAGCGTCGGCCGGTCCTTCGAGGCCCCCGCCCCCCGCGAGCTGCTCCCGCCCGCGCAGTGGGACGCCTGGGGGAGCCGGGACAACGGCACCTGGCAGCCGGCGGGGGCGCGCCGGCTCCGGCAGCGGCCGCTGCTCGTCGGGCTGGGGGTCCTGGCCGTCGTCGTGCTGCTGGTCCTGGTGGGGCTGCAGCTGCGCGGCGGGTCCTCCGCGGACGACGACCCCCCGGTGGCCGGCCCGACCGCGCAGCCGAGCAGCACCTTCCCGCCGGGCACCGTCCGGATCATCGACGAGGTCGCCGGCATCTCCTACCCGTTCCTCGGCGACGGCTGGTTCGAGTGGGACCGCGGGCCCCAGCTGGAGACCACCGAGACCGCCGGCCAGTACTTCGTCACCCAGGACGACCTGCCCGACGGGCTCGACGTCTTCATCGCCCAGTGCACCTCCGGTCCGCTGGCCGAGGGCTTCGGCGGGGCCGGGACGGCGGACCTGCAGGGCACCGCCGAGGCGGTCGCCGACGCCGTCCGGCAGCTGCACTACCCGGCCCCCAACGAGCGCGAGGTCCGCCGGGACGAGGCAATCACCGTCGACGGCGCACCGGCCTGGGTGTACGAGTTCGACCTCAGCTGGGACGTCGCCGGCTACGACTCCACGGGCGAGCGGGCGGCGCTGCTGCTGGTCGACGTGGGCCGGCCGGCCCCGGCGCTGCTCTACCTGTCCATCCCCAACACCCACGCGGAGCTGTACGGGGTGATCGACCGCGTGCTCGGCGACGTCGACGTGCTGTGA